In the genome of Oncorhynchus nerka isolate Pitt River linkage group LG27, Oner_Uvic_2.0, whole genome shotgun sequence, the window TTTCCCTAATGCGTTTGTGCCACATCAAAACTGCCGGAAGTCATTCAACAGCAGTATGATTAAGGAAAGGCTCAACAGGCATTACATACTCTCTTACAGCAAACAGTGTTCAAACTTTGAAAACGGACTAAACTGGCTTTTcagacaaaatatatatttaagtagTAAGATGTGCAAATAAACATGTAAACAAGGATGGGAAATCATATCCATGAACTGATAATAAAGTGCTTTAGAGCTAGCATGAAGGGGATGCCCGGACATGTTATCCTAGACATGCTACCCCCCTGTAGAATGTCCTAAGACTTCTTAAGGCGGCTCACTTCTACACCTAAACCTCCAGTAGTAGAGGGACATAGACTGTAGAGGATGATGAGTTGGAGCCCAGGACCTCCTTGACGGAAACCAGAAACACATTGTGTGGGCTGAGGTggtagccctgtgtgtgtgtgtgtgtgtgggtggggggtcAGCTGATGGGCTTCTCAGAGTGCTGAAAGAGCAAACAACCCCTCACACGTCTGCGTTTCCACCGAGCTGAAGTGGGACTCCATGTTCCAGGCCATGTCAGCTGACAGGAAGTCGTCCATGACTGTCTGGGTCTCGTTGCTGGTCAGGAAGAGGTTTCCGAGGCCCTCAGAAGATGCGTCGGTCACCGTCTGAGTCTCCGTGCTGCTCAAGAGCCTGGCCTGGTCACCCTGGGACACAGAGGGAAGGGTGTTGGAGTTTGGTGTTGGTGTCAGCGGTCGGCGGAGGTcggtctgtgtctcagtgtcagaGGACTCTGTGCTCATGGAGAAGCTGGACTGTCGCAGAATGTTGCCCAGGGGCATGTGGCCTCCGGCTTTCAGCAGGAAGTTGAGGTCAGTCTGGGTCTGGGTGTCAAACATTTCCAGTTCCAGGTCACTGGCCTGGCTCCGGCCTGGCCCCTCACTGTTTCCCAGGCCCTCCAGGAGGAGGAAGTCTGTCTGGGTTTGGATATCCAGGACCTCCAGGGGTGTGTCGGCCCCCAGACGGCTCAGCTCGCTCTCCTCCGTCTGGGTCTGGATGTGGGCCGCGTTCAGGAATTCCTCAAAGTCAAAGTCGATGCCCGTGTGCTGTTCCTGAACAGAGCCCAGACCTGACCCACAGCCTGTTGAAGAATCCATCTGCGTCTGGTGACCGGACAGAGAGTGACCTGACAAGATATTCTCCAAGTCGTTGAACAGAGCCAAGGTGGTCTGGGTTTGGTTGTCCGCCACGCTGCCCGACTGGAGATCGTCTGTCTTTACGCCAAAACACATGCCTCCTGCTGACTTGTCTTCGTCATAGAGACCGTTACCGACACCGCAGAGGGGGTCGTCTACACCGTGGGTTCTGAAGCTTCCGTCTGTCAGTGCCGTCTGTGTTGAGACACTGAGGGAGTAACTGTCGAAGAGGTCTGAGCACATGATGGCCTGGTCCATCTGAGCCCTCTCTTCTGACCCAGCCAGGGCGAGTCTGGTCTGGGTCTGCTTGGTAATGTAGGGGGACTGGGATGGGGAGGAATAGGGGCAGGGCAGCTGGCTGAGGGTATCTGTCTGCGCCCCGATGGTGGCTTTGGCCTTCGAGGGGAACGTCTGGGTCTCTACACTGACCGGCAGCAGGACCTGAGCACTCACACTAATATCTGTCTGAGAACACGAGGAGACCGATGACTCACCAACGGGGCACATCTCCGTCCCCACCCCGACCCCCATAGG includes:
- the LOC115112393 gene encoding LOW QUALITY PROTEIN: ATM interactor-like (The sequence of the model RefSeq protein was modified relative to this genomic sequence to represent the inferred CDS: inserted 2 bases in 1 codon), with protein sequence MAASASGKAYGNDNASTGNQKCTEEPPAPTREIIKPSIMELTKEVRTNILCTVEGCGKILPNTPALNMHLVKSHRVKDGLVNPTIRKDMKGSQKLYCCPIEGCPRGPNRPFSQFSLVKQHFMKMHAEKKHKCSKCNNGYSTEWDLRRHIEDCGRTYRCTCGCPYASRAALLSHIYRTGHEVPTEHRYPPVKKRKMERLISGEEKVKPSEFMCQIIKTDRELSEDSLPSDRVCHNNPPKHLQKLLLPKPKVALVNFPVMQLAHLPVLLPSTESGVLRSVVLAVDSQGSFSTLHLMPQSMVPHLDPKTLGFRGSMPASRSSLGPVSMGVQVSLESLGSGDDLGGTRGSNASTNIQTDISYLSRMPMGVGVGTEMCPVGESSVSSCSQTDISVSAQVLLPVSVETQTFPSKAKATIGAQTDTLSQLPCPYSSPSQSPYITKQTQTRLALAGSEERAQMDQAIMCSDLFDSYSLSVSTQTALTDGSFRTHGVDDPLCGVGNGLYDEDKSAGGMCFGVKTDDLQSGSVADNQTQTTLALFNDLENILSGHSLSGHQTQMDSSTGCGSGLGSVQEQHTGIDFDFEEFLNAAHIQTQTEESELSRLGADTPLEVLDIQTQTDFLLLEGLGNSEGPGRSQASDLELEMFDTQTQTDLNFLLKAGGHMPLGNILRQSSFSMSTESSDTETQTDLRRPLTPTPNSNTLPSVSQGDQARLLSSTETQTVTDASSEGLGNLFLTSNETQTVMDDFLSADMAWNMESHFSSVETQTCEGXCLLFQHSEKPIS